One region of Eleutherodactylus coqui strain aEleCoq1 chromosome 5, aEleCoq1.hap1, whole genome shotgun sequence genomic DNA includes:
- the CCDC112 gene encoding coiled-coil domain-containing protein 112 isoform X2, giving the protein MLVDDGSFSIPGGDNAHHWKLKAEQVRKADFIREAEKLRHQIAVLEKDKNGHLYNKRNDFRIEYSTLEEYEQKLANSRKADRVKTEQQLSKMHNNVKRLQLQLKDVKPTPEFVEKLREMMEEIDNAISAFKEEQRIIYEELMKEEKTTVIELSALEKKIESSFNAVPEKSFKVLYGKAQLDALACSQLPEEVVAFEKFLQQTGGRLGGWDDFDHQSFLKVWTKHKGKPSYLEEALAYLPSRTSEDVEQHETWYKEFLYLEEKKKESIQKWKAKKQQEKLEMSKVQEKTKEISAFDQQQQEEAQRQKLEEERKKRQQELEGWRRQKEIEAAAKLEAKLKEEEERQRKQRKERQRQLEVRLIVEENARIRKEQEEFVRLKKEMREEAEREERKRIAAYEICRFQERDQQKIEEKTEEKRAKEEAEKEKEKRLAKLKEKVQVHVDKDPSRLCKLTKGWEERCKNIGPTGSAPLLQIPHRAVPTWRQGL; this is encoded by the exons GACGATGGCAGTTTTTCCATTCCTGGTGGAGACAATGCTCACCACTGGAAGCTGAAAGCTGAGCAAGTGAGGAAAGCAGACTTTATCCGTGAAGCTGAAAAACTCAGACATCA AATAGCTGTTTTAGAGAAAGACAAGAATGGGCATCTCTATAACAAGAGGAATGACTTCAGGATTGAGTACAGTACACTTGAAGAGTATGAGCAGAAGCTGGCAAACAGCCGGAAAGCAGACA GGGTTAAAACAGAACAGCAACTTTCAAAAATGCACAACAATGTCAAACGGCTGCAGCTCCAGTTAAAAGATGTCAAACCTACTCCGGAGT TTGTCGAGAAGCTTAGAGAAATGATGGAAGAAATAGACAATGCCATTTCTGCTTTTAAAGAAGAACAGAGGATTAT TTATGAAGAACTCATGAAAGAAGAAAAGACAACTGTTATTGAGTTAAGTgctttggagaaaaaaatagaGTCCTCCTTCAATGCTGTGCCAGAAAAGTCCTTCAAGGTTCTCTACGGTAAAGCACAGCTGGACGCTCTGGCCTGCAGTCAGCTTCCAGAAGAGGTTGTGGCATTTGAGAAGTTTCTGCAGCAGACGGGTGGCCGTCTAGGAGGATGGGATGACTTCGACCATCAAAGCTTTCTTAAAGTTTGGACAAAGCACAAAGGCAAACCCTCCTATTTGGAAGAAGCCCTGGCATACCTTCCAAGCAGGACAAGCGAGGATGTTGAACAACATGAAACGTGGTATAAGGAGTTTCTCTacttagaagaaaaaaagaaagaa TCTATTCAGAAGTGGAAAGCTAAGAAACAGCAGGAAAAATTAGAAATGTCAAAAGTGCAAGAGAAGACAAAAGAAATCTCAGCATTTGAtcaacagcagcaggaggaggctcAAAGGCAAAAGCTGGAGGAGGAGAGGAAAAAACGGCAACAGGAACTGGAGGgctggaggaggcagaaagagatTGAAGCTGCTGCAAAGCTGGAAGCAAAACtaaaggaagaagaggagcgTCAGAGAAAACAAAGAAAAGAGCGCCAGCGGCAACTGGAAGTCAGGCTTATAGTTGAAGAAAATGCAAGAATCAGGAAGGAGCAAGAAGAGTTTGTTAGGCTGAAGAAAGAGATGAGAGAGGAAGccgagagggaggagagaaaaaGAATAGCTgcttatgagatctgcaggtttcaagAAAGG GATCAACAAAAAATtgaggaaaagacagaagaaaaaaGAGCCAAAGAAGAAGCTGAAAAGGAGAAAGAGAAAAGATTGGCAAAATTAAAAGAAAAG GTGCAGGTTCATGTTGATAAAGATCCTTCCAGACTCTGTAAGCTCACTAAAGGATGGGAAGAGCGCTGTAAAAACATTGGCCCAACAGGATCCGCTCCACTATTACAGATTCCGCACCG ggctGTACCAACATGGAGACAAGGTTTGTGA
- the CCDC112 gene encoding coiled-coil domain-containing protein 112 isoform X1: MAALATGSTETREAAGQDDGSFSIPGGDNAHHWKLKAEQVRKADFIREAEKLRHQIAVLEKDKNGHLYNKRNDFRIEYSTLEEYEQKLANSRKADRVKTEQQLSKMHNNVKRLQLQLKDVKPTPEFVEKLREMMEEIDNAISAFKEEQRIIYEELMKEEKTTVIELSALEKKIESSFNAVPEKSFKVLYGKAQLDALACSQLPEEVVAFEKFLQQTGGRLGGWDDFDHQSFLKVWTKHKGKPSYLEEALAYLPSRTSEDVEQHETWYKEFLYLEEKKKESIQKWKAKKQQEKLEMSKVQEKTKEISAFDQQQQEEAQRQKLEEERKKRQQELEGWRRQKEIEAAAKLEAKLKEEEERQRKQRKERQRQLEVRLIVEENARIRKEQEEFVRLKKEMREEAEREERKRIAAYEICRFQERDQQKIEEKTEEKRAKEEAEKEKEKRLAKLKEKVQVHVDKDPSRLCKLTKGWEERCKNIGPTGSAPLLQIPHRAVPTWRQGL, from the exons ATGGCCGCCTTAGCAACCGGGAGCACGGAGACGAGAGAGGCTGCGGGGCAG GACGATGGCAGTTTTTCCATTCCTGGTGGAGACAATGCTCACCACTGGAAGCTGAAAGCTGAGCAAGTGAGGAAAGCAGACTTTATCCGTGAAGCTGAAAAACTCAGACATCA AATAGCTGTTTTAGAGAAAGACAAGAATGGGCATCTCTATAACAAGAGGAATGACTTCAGGATTGAGTACAGTACACTTGAAGAGTATGAGCAGAAGCTGGCAAACAGCCGGAAAGCAGACA GGGTTAAAACAGAACAGCAACTTTCAAAAATGCACAACAATGTCAAACGGCTGCAGCTCCAGTTAAAAGATGTCAAACCTACTCCGGAGT TTGTCGAGAAGCTTAGAGAAATGATGGAAGAAATAGACAATGCCATTTCTGCTTTTAAAGAAGAACAGAGGATTAT TTATGAAGAACTCATGAAAGAAGAAAAGACAACTGTTATTGAGTTAAGTgctttggagaaaaaaatagaGTCCTCCTTCAATGCTGTGCCAGAAAAGTCCTTCAAGGTTCTCTACGGTAAAGCACAGCTGGACGCTCTGGCCTGCAGTCAGCTTCCAGAAGAGGTTGTGGCATTTGAGAAGTTTCTGCAGCAGACGGGTGGCCGTCTAGGAGGATGGGATGACTTCGACCATCAAAGCTTTCTTAAAGTTTGGACAAAGCACAAAGGCAAACCCTCCTATTTGGAAGAAGCCCTGGCATACCTTCCAAGCAGGACAAGCGAGGATGTTGAACAACATGAAACGTGGTATAAGGAGTTTCTCTacttagaagaaaaaaagaaagaa TCTATTCAGAAGTGGAAAGCTAAGAAACAGCAGGAAAAATTAGAAATGTCAAAAGTGCAAGAGAAGACAAAAGAAATCTCAGCATTTGAtcaacagcagcaggaggaggctcAAAGGCAAAAGCTGGAGGAGGAGAGGAAAAAACGGCAACAGGAACTGGAGGgctggaggaggcagaaagagatTGAAGCTGCTGCAAAGCTGGAAGCAAAACtaaaggaagaagaggagcgTCAGAGAAAACAAAGAAAAGAGCGCCAGCGGCAACTGGAAGTCAGGCTTATAGTTGAAGAAAATGCAAGAATCAGGAAGGAGCAAGAAGAGTTTGTTAGGCTGAAGAAAGAGATGAGAGAGGAAGccgagagggaggagagaaaaaGAATAGCTgcttatgagatctgcaggtttcaagAAAGG GATCAACAAAAAATtgaggaaaagacagaagaaaaaaGAGCCAAAGAAGAAGCTGAAAAGGAGAAAGAGAAAAGATTGGCAAAATTAAAAGAAAAG GTGCAGGTTCATGTTGATAAAGATCCTTCCAGACTCTGTAAGCTCACTAAAGGATGGGAAGAGCGCTGTAAAAACATTGGCCCAACAGGATCCGCTCCACTATTACAGATTCCGCACCG ggctGTACCAACATGGAGACAAGGTTTGTGA